A part of Streptomyces sp. NBC_01210 genomic DNA contains:
- the galK gene encoding galactokinase: MSDGVWAAPGRVNLIGEHTDYNDGFVMPFALPHTTVVTAARRDDGVLRLHSANVEGGTVELRVGDLAPGRGAGGWTDYPAGVVWALREAGHPAGGADLHYESTVPTGAGLSSSAALEVVTALALNDLYELGLERWRMARLCRRAENVYVGAPTGIMDQTASACCTDGHALHLDTRDLSQRQIPFDLAALGLELLVVDTRLKHAHSDGEYGKRRAGCEAGAAALGVPALRDVPCEGLAQALDRLDDPEVRGLVRHIVTENHRVERVIGLLEAGEVRAIGPVLTEGHASLRDDFRVSCPELDLVVDTSLAAGALGARMTGGGFGGSAIVLTDVPTTPTVTKSVLEAFASAGHAEPRIFPATPSRGATRVS; encoded by the coding sequence ATGAGTGACGGTGTGTGGGCGGCCCCCGGCCGGGTGAACCTGATCGGTGAACACACCGACTACAACGACGGTTTCGTGATGCCCTTCGCGCTGCCCCACACCACGGTCGTCACCGCGGCGCGCCGCGACGACGGCGTGCTGCGGCTGCACTCGGCGAATGTCGAGGGCGGCACGGTCGAGCTGCGCGTCGGCGACCTCGCGCCGGGGCGAGGGGCGGGCGGCTGGACCGACTACCCTGCGGGCGTCGTCTGGGCGCTGCGCGAGGCGGGCCATCCGGCCGGTGGCGCGGACCTGCACTATGAGTCCACTGTGCCCACGGGCGCGGGCCTCTCCTCGTCCGCGGCGCTCGAGGTCGTCACGGCTCTCGCTCTGAACGACCTGTACGAACTGGGCCTGGAGCGGTGGCGGATGGCCCGGCTGTGCCGGCGTGCCGAGAACGTCTACGTCGGCGCGCCCACCGGGATCATGGACCAGACGGCCTCGGCGTGCTGCACGGACGGGCACGCGCTGCATCTGGACACCCGGGACCTCTCCCAGCGCCAGATCCCCTTCGATCTGGCGGCGTTGGGCCTGGAACTCCTGGTCGTCGACACCCGCCTCAAGCACGCCCACAGCGACGGCGAGTACGGCAAACGCCGCGCGGGCTGCGAGGCGGGGGCGGCGGCGCTCGGCGTTCCCGCCCTGCGGGACGTTCCGTGCGAGGGCCTGGCCCAGGCGCTGGACCGGCTGGACGATCCGGAGGTGCGCGGCCTGGTGCGGCATATCGTGACCGAGAACCACCGGGTCGAGCGGGTGATCGGCCTTCTGGAGGCGGGCGAGGTGCGCGCCATCGGCCCGGTGCTGACCGAGGGGCATGCCTCGCTGCGGGACGACTTCCGGGTCTCCTGCCCGGAACTGGACCTGGTGGTCGACACATCGCTGGCGGCGGGCGCGCTGGGCGCGAGGATGACGGGCGGCGGCTTCGGGGGCTCGGCGATCGTCCTGACGGATGTGCCGACGACACCGACGGTGACGAAGTCGGTCCTGGAGGCGTTCGCGTCCGCCGGTCACGCGGAGCCGAGGATCTTCCCGGCGACGCCTTCCCGGGGCGCGACGCGGGTGTCGTGA
- a CDS encoding TetR/AcrR family transcriptional regulator: protein MIDNVAIDGGTSSTEKNRPSGSRRARRVRMTGAERREQLLDIGRTLFAEKGFEGTSVEEIAAKAGVSKPVVYEHFGGKEGLYAVVVDREMRQLLDMVTSALTAGHPRELLEQAAFALLDYIETYTDGFRILVRDSPVAQSTGTFASLISDIATQVEDILGLEFKARGFDPKLAPLYAQALVGMVALTGQWWVDARRPKKAEVAAHLVNLAWHGLGSLEAKPRLIGHRKN, encoded by the coding sequence ATGATTGACAACGTGGCGATCGACGGCGGTACCAGCAGCACGGAAAAGAACCGGCCCTCCGGGAGCCGGCGAGCGCGCCGCGTCCGTATGACGGGGGCGGAACGCCGGGAGCAGCTGTTGGACATCGGCCGCACCCTCTTCGCCGAGAAGGGCTTCGAGGGCACCTCGGTCGAGGAGATCGCCGCGAAGGCCGGTGTCTCCAAGCCCGTGGTGTACGAGCACTTCGGTGGCAAGGAGGGTCTGTACGCCGTTGTGGTGGACCGCGAGATGCGCCAGCTGCTGGACATGGTGACGAGCGCGCTGACCGCGGGGCATCCGCGCGAGCTGCTGGAGCAGGCCGCCTTTGCGCTGCTGGACTACATCGAGACGTACACGGACGGTTTCCGCATCCTGGTGCGCGATTCTCCGGTCGCCCAGTCGACCGGTACGTTCGCGTCGCTGATCAGCGATATCGCGACCCAGGTCGAGGACATTCTGGGTCTGGAGTTCAAGGCCCGCGGTTTTGATCCGAAGCTGGCGCCTCTCTACGCGCAGGCGCTCGTCGGCATGGTCGCGCTGACGGGCCAGTGGTGGGTGGACGCCCGCCGTCCGAAGAAGGCGGAGGTCGCGGCGCATCTGGTGAATCTGGCCTGGCACGGTCTGGGCAGCCTGGAGGCGAAGCCGCGGTTGATAGGGCACCGCAAGAACTGA
- a CDS encoding outer membrane protein assembly factor BamB family protein, which translates to MTQPPPPPNQPPGPPPNQPPGPPPQGGFGAPQDPPPGGFGAPTQPPAQGPSYGYPQTQTQTQPPAQPPQGQPGYGYPQAPGQAPGYGVPQTPPAGQPPAQPGYGYPTTPMQPQYAQPQYAQPQPGGSGGGGGKKLSTQMQIIIAASLAVVLIVVGGIWFASKDDDGGGKKDESKNSSGGGSEGSNGGSTGGGKAADGPGKEQAPANIHSKVAFQLPEPARTDLTSVKGSWVTDKAYVKPGVNSIVGYDAAKGTPLWTLPLPGQVCAASRHVSKDFKAAIVFEAAKRTPPKNFQPCTEVGVVDLNTGKLLWSKSVTSAKSGDAKAQFGEITQSGTTVAAGGSDGGGAFDLNSGAVRWKPTVNGEQCYDMGYGGGEALVAVRKCGSYDNAQVSIQGLNPANGTPLFSYKLPPGVGYASIVSTKPLVVAADVGDTGSGGISDFFSLDEKGALRAKIPATGDKYEARCDSTEVEECQKVVVGNGKIYLPTADHEGTGDYGDTNEILSFDLATGKPTSDRADAGDRYTMFPIRMDGGNIIAYRWPPYDKGGQVVSIDGGTFKQTVLMDNPADKPVREAETSFSSDYAEYRYANGRLYIGAVLMSKPTSSGASFGKKYLAVAFSTAD; encoded by the coding sequence ATGACGCAGCCACCACCCCCGCCGAACCAGCCGCCGGGGCCCCCGCCGAACCAGCCGCCGGGGCCGCCGCCGCAGGGCGGGTTCGGCGCTCCGCAGGATCCGCCGCCCGGCGGCTTCGGAGCCCCGACGCAGCCACCCGCGCAGGGCCCTTCGTACGGCTATCCGCAGACGCAGACGCAGACGCAGCCGCCCGCCCAGCCGCCGCAGGGCCAGCCCGGTTACGGCTATCCGCAGGCGCCGGGCCAGGCGCCCGGCTACGGCGTCCCGCAGACGCCTCCGGCCGGACAGCCGCCGGCCCAGCCGGGCTACGGCTACCCGACCACGCCCATGCAGCCGCAGTACGCGCAGCCGCAGTACGCACAGCCCCAGCCCGGCGGAAGTGGCGGTGGCGGCGGCAAGAAGCTGAGCACGCAGATGCAGATCATCATCGCGGCGTCGCTCGCCGTGGTGCTGATCGTCGTCGGCGGCATCTGGTTCGCCTCCAAGGACGACGACGGCGGCGGTAAGAAGGACGAGAGCAAGAACAGCTCGGGCGGCGGCTCCGAGGGCTCCAACGGCGGTTCCACCGGCGGCGGCAAGGCCGCCGACGGCCCCGGCAAGGAGCAGGCGCCCGCGAACATCCACTCCAAGGTGGCCTTCCAGCTGCCGGAGCCCGCGCGCACCGACCTCACGAGCGTCAAGGGCTCCTGGGTCACCGACAAGGCCTACGTCAAGCCCGGGGTCAATTCGATCGTCGGCTACGACGCGGCCAAGGGCACCCCGCTGTGGACCCTCCCGCTCCCGGGTCAGGTCTGCGCGGCTTCACGCCATGTGTCCAAGGACTTCAAGGCCGCGATCGTCTTCGAGGCCGCCAAGCGGACTCCGCCGAAGAACTTCCAGCCGTGCACCGAGGTCGGCGTCGTCGATCTCAACACCGGCAAGCTGCTGTGGAGCAAGTCCGTCACCAGCGCCAAGTCCGGTGACGCCAAGGCCCAGTTCGGAGAGATCACCCAGAGCGGCACCACGGTCGCCGCGGGCGGCTCCGACGGCGGTGGGGCGTTCGACCTCAACAGCGGCGCGGTCCGCTGGAAGCCCACGGTCAACGGCGAGCAGTGCTACGACATGGGGTACGGCGGCGGCGAGGCGCTCGTCGCGGTCCGCAAGTGCGGTTCTTACGACAACGCGCAGGTCAGCATCCAGGGCCTGAACCCGGCCAACGGCACCCCGCTGTTCTCGTACAAGCTGCCGCCCGGCGTCGGCTACGCGAGCATCGTCTCCACCAAGCCGCTGGTCGTCGCCGCCGACGTCGGCGACACGGGCTCGGGCGGCATCTCGGACTTCTTCTCGCTCGACGAGAAGGGTGCGCTGCGCGCCAAGATCCCGGCCACCGGTGACAAGTACGAGGCGCGGTGCGATTCCACCGAGGTCGAGGAGTGCCAGAAGGTCGTCGTCGGAAACGGCAAGATCTACCTGCCGACCGCGGACCACGAGGGCACGGGGGATTACGGCGACACCAACGAGATCCTGTCCTTCGACCTCGCCACCGGAAAGCCCACCAGTGACCGGGCCGACGCGGGCGACCGGTACACGATGTTCCCGATCCGGATGGACGGCGGCAACATCATCGCCTACAGGTGGCCCCCCTACGACAAGGGCGGCCAGGTCGTCAGCATCGACGGCGGCACCTTCAAGCAGACGGTGCTGATGGACAATCCGGCCGACAAGCCGGTCCGTGAGGCGGAGACCAGTTTCTCCTCGGACTACGCCGAGTACCGCTACGCGAACGGCCGGCTGTACATCGGCGCGGTCCTGATGAGCAAGCCGACCTCATCCGGCGCGTCGTTCGGGAAGAAGTACCTGGCTGTCGCCTTCAGCACGGCCGACTGA
- a CDS encoding GNAT family N-acetyltransferase, protein MFRIATEVDKDRRMLLSERLEQSNSGRSPAIRGLRGAPHDDEVPLEVWALEPGTAELAGGLTALTWGRWLHVDLLWVADTHRGTGLGTRLLDEAERRAKQDRGCVYARLETWDFQAPEFYRRRGYEVVGRVDDYPPGATEFILTKRLA, encoded by the coding sequence ATGTTTCGTATTGCGACAGAAGTCGACAAAGATCGGCGGATGCTGCTCAGTGAGCGGCTGGAGCAGAGCAACTCGGGGCGGTCACCGGCGATACGGGGGTTGCGGGGTGCACCGCACGACGACGAAGTGCCGCTGGAGGTCTGGGCGCTCGAACCGGGCACGGCCGAGCTGGCGGGCGGACTGACGGCACTGACCTGGGGACGCTGGCTCCATGTGGATCTGCTCTGGGTCGCGGACACCCACCGCGGCACGGGCCTCGGTACGCGGCTGCTGGACGAGGCGGAACGGAGGGCGAAGCAGGACCGGGGCTGCGTGTACGCACGCCTGGAGACCTGGGACTTCCAGGCGCCGGAGTTCTACCGCAGGCGTGGGTACGAGGTGGTGGGCAGAGTGGACGACTACCCGCCGGGGGCAACGGAGTTCATCCTCACGAAGCGGCTGGCGTAG
- a CDS encoding helix-turn-helix transcriptional regulator produces the protein MGVRLVVVDDHRLLAEALASALKLRGHRVLAAAAPGAGAAELVVARAPEVCLLGTAAPAEPGAFDPIVKIKRERPQVAVVVLGPVPSPRGIAAAFAAGASGYVRHDERIEGVERAMVKARAGEAVVAPQLLQGAFAELLNPAAQPDDEGQRLLQLLTPREVEVLVRVAEGEDTRLIAAGMGIAPSTARTHVQRVLMKLGVGSRLEAAALAARTGLLDRATIASSPGPVAE, from the coding sequence ATGGGCGTGCGGCTCGTGGTGGTCGATGATCACCGACTGCTCGCCGAGGCACTCGCCTCGGCCTTGAAACTGCGTGGGCACCGGGTGCTCGCTGCTGCCGCTCCGGGGGCCGGCGCGGCCGAGCTGGTGGTGGCCAGGGCGCCCGAGGTGTGCCTGCTGGGCACGGCGGCACCCGCGGAACCGGGCGCCTTCGACCCGATCGTGAAGATCAAGCGGGAGCGCCCACAGGTGGCTGTGGTGGTCCTCGGCCCGGTGCCGAGCCCGCGAGGGATCGCCGCGGCCTTCGCGGCCGGCGCCTCCGGTTATGTGCGTCACGACGAGCGGATCGAGGGCGTCGAGCGGGCGATGGTCAAGGCGCGGGCGGGCGAGGCCGTGGTGGCTCCGCAGCTGCTCCAGGGCGCGTTCGCCGAGCTGCTCAACCCGGCCGCGCAGCCGGACGACGAGGGGCAGCGACTGCTGCAGCTGCTCACTCCGCGCGAGGTCGAGGTGCTGGTCAGGGTCGCGGAGGGCGAGGACACCCGGCTGATCGCGGCCGGGATGGGGATAGCGCCGAGCACGGCCCGTACGCATGTGCAGCGGGTGTTGATGAAGCTGGGAGTGGGCTCCCGGCTGGAGGCCGCGGCGCTGGCGGCGCGCACCGGACTGCTGGACCGGGCGACGATCGCCTCGTCGCCCGGACCGGTGGCGGAGTAG
- the tamR gene encoding MarR family transcriptional regulator TamR → MEDEVDRLVAAWRRERPDLDVEPLEVLSRVSRLARHLDRARRLAFSEHNLEPWEFDVLTSLRRAGAPYQLSPGQLLTQTLVTSGTMTNRIDRLAKKDLVERLPDPSDRRGVLVRLTPEGRDRADQALAGLLAQERAILSELSRAQRAELAALLRQLTAPFDNVPG, encoded by the coding sequence ATGGAGGACGAGGTCGATCGACTGGTCGCAGCATGGCGCCGTGAGCGCCCCGACCTCGACGTGGAACCGCTCGAGGTACTCAGCCGCGTCTCCAGGCTCGCCCGCCACCTCGACCGGGCCCGGCGGCTCGCCTTCTCCGAGCACAATCTGGAGCCGTGGGAGTTCGACGTCCTCACCTCGCTGCGGCGCGCGGGGGCTCCGTATCAGCTCTCACCGGGACAGCTGCTGACCCAGACCCTGGTCACCTCCGGCACCATGACCAACCGCATCGACCGGCTCGCCAAGAAGGACCTGGTCGAGCGGCTGCCCGACCCCAGCGACCGGCGCGGTGTGCTGGTGCGCCTCACGCCCGAGGGGCGGGACCGCGCCGACCAGGCGCTGGCCGGGCTGCTCGCGCAGGAGCGCGCAATCCTCTCCGAGCTTTCCCGGGCGCAGCGGGCCGAACTGGCCGCGCTGCTACGCCAGTTGACCGCCCCGTTCGACAACGTTCCCGGCTAG
- a CDS encoding response regulator transcription factor, with protein sequence MVRIRVLVVDDHRIFAESLAAALAAEPDVDVAAAGSGPAALRCLERAAADGRRFDVMLVDADLGALAVPGGRAVAVARAVSDNGEEGVVDGISLVAGVRSGHLAVRTVVLAEKDDPRRAALALQAGASGWVAKDCSLQRLLAVIRGVLRDETHLPPALLTGVLRELTAARKHRTESEQLVESLTPREREVLRCMVAGLGRKAVAERLFLSPHTVRTHMQNVLGKLGVHSTLAAVALARRAGVGPVDLAGNVVERGGQLA encoded by the coding sequence GTGGTTCGTATCCGGGTTCTGGTGGTGGACGACCACCGCATCTTCGCCGAGTCACTCGCCGCCGCTCTTGCGGCCGAGCCCGATGTGGATGTCGCCGCGGCCGGCAGCGGCCCCGCCGCGCTGCGGTGCCTGGAGCGGGCGGCCGCCGACGGCCGCAGATTCGATGTGATGCTGGTCGACGCCGACCTCGGCGCCCTCGCGGTGCCGGGCGGCCGTGCCGTAGCCGTCGCCCGTGCCGTGTCCGACAACGGCGAGGAGGGTGTCGTCGACGGTATATCCCTGGTCGCCGGCGTCCGTTCCGGCCATCTCGCCGTGCGTACGGTCGTGCTCGCCGAGAAGGACGACCCGCGCCGCGCCGCGCTCGCTCTCCAGGCCGGCGCCTCCGGCTGGGTCGCCAAGGACTGCTCGCTGCAGCGGCTGCTCGCGGTGATACGGGGAGTGCTGAGGGACGAGACCCACTTGCCCCCCGCTCTGCTCACCGGCGTACTGCGAGAGCTGACCGCGGCCCGCAAGCACCGCACCGAGAGTGAGCAACTCGTCGAGTCGCTCACGCCGCGCGAGCGTGAGGTGCTGCGCTGCATGGTCGCGGGCCTGGGGCGCAAAGCAGTGGCCGAGCGCCTCTTCCTGTCTCCGCACACCGTTCGTACGCATATGCAGAACGTTCTGGGGAAGCTGGGCGTGCACTCCACGCTCGCCGCGGTCGCTCTCGCGCGCCGCGCCGGGGTCGGTCCGGTCGACCTAGCCGGGAACGTTGTCGAACGGGGCGGTCAACTGGCGTAG
- the galT gene encoding galactose-1-phosphate uridylyltransferase yields MKKTSTRLADGRELLYYDSRDDAVRDAVDRRPLDPISTTSEIRHDPLLGDSVAIASHRQGRTYHPPADECPLCPSRDGRLSEIPAADYDVAVFENRFPSLAGDSGRCEVVCFTSDHDASFADIGEEQAALVLEAWTDRTAELAELPQVEQVFCFENRGAEIGVTLGHPHGQIYAYPFVTPRTALMLRSAAGHRAETGRNLFDDLVAREREQGVRVVLEGEHWVAFVPYAAHWPYEVHLYPLRRVPDLRALDDAARTEFPQIYLELLRRFDRIFGTGEPPTPYIAAWHQAPFADVNRSDFGLHLELFTIRRTSGKLKFLAGSESGMSVFINDVPPETAAERLREVASE; encoded by the coding sequence GTGAAGAAGACGTCGACCCGGCTCGCCGACGGTCGTGAGCTGCTCTACTACGACTCCCGCGACGACGCCGTACGAGACGCCGTGGACCGGCGGCCGCTCGACCCGATCTCCACCACCTCCGAAATCCGCCACGACCCGCTGCTCGGCGACTCGGTCGCCATCGCCTCGCACCGTCAGGGCCGCACCTACCATCCGCCGGCCGACGAATGCCCGCTCTGCCCGTCCAGGGACGGCCGCCTCAGCGAGATCCCGGCCGCCGACTACGACGTCGCCGTCTTCGAGAACCGCTTTCCGTCCCTGGCCGGCGACTCCGGCCGCTGCGAGGTCGTCTGCTTCACCTCCGACCACGACGCCTCGTTCGCCGACATCGGCGAGGAGCAGGCCGCGCTGGTGCTGGAGGCCTGGACCGACCGCACCGCCGAGCTCGCCGAACTTCCGCAGGTGGAGCAGGTCTTCTGCTTCGAGAACCGTGGTGCCGAGATCGGGGTGACGCTGGGGCACCCGCACGGCCAGATCTACGCGTACCCCTTCGTCACCCCGCGCACCGCGCTGATGCTGCGCTCGGCCGCCGGACATCGGGCCGAGACCGGCCGCAATCTCTTCGACGACCTGGTCGCCCGCGAGCGTGAGCAGGGCGTACGAGTGGTGCTGGAGGGTGAGCACTGGGTCGCGTTCGTGCCGTACGCGGCGCACTGGCCGTACGAAGTGCATCTGTACCCGCTGCGGCGTGTTCCGGACCTTCGGGCGCTGGACGACGCGGCGCGCACAGAGTTCCCACAGATCTATCTGGAACTATTGAGGCGCTTCGACCGGATCTTCGGTACGGGGGAGCCGCCGACGCCGTACATCGCGGCCTGGCACCAGGCGCCCTTCGCTGATGTCAACCGGAGTGACTTCGGGCTTCATCTCGAGCTTTTCACCATCCGCCGGACTTCCGGCAAGCTGAAGTTCCTCGCGGGTTCCGAGTCCGGTATGAGCGTGTTCATCAATGACGTGCCGCCGGAAACCGCGGCCGAGCGACTGCGAGAGGTAGCGAGCGAGTGA
- a CDS encoding trans-aconitate 2-methyltransferase, translating into MHSAPTWDPEQYLRYAGHRTRPFVDLLARIPRLPNGDRPARIADIGCGPGNVTALLADRWPTAHITGFDLSPEMLAIAEKEHAGATPGGGWLDFRPADAAHWTPGEPYDLIVSNAALQWVPNHPESFPVWIEGLAPGGTFALQVPGNFTSPSHALLGELCEAPQWRGRLGDRGRRFVHILDPADYLARLVDLGCEADVWETTYLQLLAGEDPVLDWVKGTALRPVLTALGDDATAEAEFLGQYRDLLRKAYPPGPHGTVFPFRRIFAVGRKGF; encoded by the coding sequence ATGCATTCCGCACCAACCTGGGATCCAGAGCAGTACCTGCGCTACGCCGGGCACCGCACACGCCCATTCGTGGACCTTCTCGCCCGAATACCCCGGCTGCCCAATGGCGACCGTCCCGCCCGTATAGCGGACATCGGCTGCGGCCCCGGCAATGTCACCGCACTCCTCGCCGACCGCTGGCCCACCGCCCACATCACGGGCTTCGACCTCTCTCCGGAGATGCTCGCGATCGCGGAGAAGGAGCACGCAGGCGCCACACCCGGCGGCGGCTGGCTGGACTTCCGGCCCGCCGATGCCGCGCACTGGACGCCCGGCGAACCGTACGACCTGATCGTCTCCAACGCGGCACTGCAGTGGGTGCCGAACCATCCCGAGTCCTTCCCGGTCTGGATCGAGGGACTCGCTCCTGGCGGCACCTTCGCCTTACAAGTCCCCGGCAACTTCACCTCCCCCAGCCACGCGCTCCTCGGCGAGCTCTGCGAAGCCCCGCAGTGGCGCGGCCGGCTCGGCGACCGCGGGCGGCGCTTCGTCCACATCCTGGACCCTGCCGACTACCTCGCCCGCCTGGTGGATCTCGGCTGCGAGGCGGACGTCTGGGAGACCACGTATCTCCAGCTCCTCGCCGGGGAGGATCCGGTGCTGGACTGGGTCAAAGGCACGGCGCTGCGTCCGGTCCTCACCGCGCTCGGCGACGACGCCACGGCCGAGGCCGAGTTCCTGGGCCAGTACCGCGATCTGCTCCGCAAGGCGTATCCGCCGGGCCCGCACGGCACGGTGTTCCCGTTCCGCCGGATCTTCGCCGTCGGGCGAAAGGGTTTCTGA
- a CDS encoding VOC family protein: MLTAVDHVQLAAPPGSEDALRAYYSDVLGMTEIPKPPVLAARGGCWFQQGPVQLHLGIEADFRAARKAHPGLRVTGIEAYAARLEERGAKVVWDDGLPGHRRFYSEDPVGNRLEFLEPA, encoded by the coding sequence ATGCTCACCGCCGTCGACCATGTCCAACTGGCCGCGCCGCCCGGCTCGGAGGACGCTCTGCGCGCGTACTACTCCGATGTCCTGGGTATGACGGAAATCCCCAAGCCTCCAGTGCTTGCGGCCCGCGGCGGCTGCTGGTTCCAGCAGGGTCCCGTCCAGCTCCATCTCGGCATCGAGGCGGACTTCCGGGCCGCCAGGAAGGCCCACCCCGGACTGCGGGTCACGGGCATCGAGGCGTACGCGGCGCGGCTGGAGGAGCGCGGTGCGAAGGTGGTCTGGGACGATGGCCTCCCGGGACACCGCCGCTTCTACTCGGAGGACCCGGTCGGCAATCGGCTGGAATTCCTGGAGCCGGCGTAG
- the galE gene encoding UDP-glucose 4-epimerase GalE: MPQKKYLVTGGGGYVGSVVAQHLLEAGHRVTVLDDLSTGFLEGVPAGAEFIEGRIQDAAKWLDSSYDAVLHFAAFSQVGESVVNPEKYWTNNVGGTMALLAAMRYAGVRKLVFSSTAATYGEPVSMPITETDPTAPTSPYGASKLAVDHMITGEAVAHGLAAVSLRYFNVAGAYGPSGNITCGERHDPESHLIPLVLQVALGKRESISVFGDDYPTPDGTCVRDYIHVADLAEAHLLALDAPTAGEHLICNLGNGNGFSVREVIETVRKVTGHPVPEVVAPRRGGDPAVLVASAATAHKLLGWQPSRADLAGIVSDAWAFARGRENAS, encoded by the coding sequence ATGCCGCAGAAGAAGTACCTGGTCACGGGTGGCGGGGGATACGTCGGCAGCGTGGTGGCGCAGCATCTGCTGGAGGCCGGCCACCGGGTGACCGTGCTCGACGACCTCTCGACCGGGTTCCTGGAAGGGGTTCCGGCGGGCGCCGAGTTCATCGAGGGCCGGATCCAGGATGCTGCCAAGTGGCTGGATTCCTCGTACGACGCGGTGCTGCACTTCGCGGCCTTCTCGCAGGTCGGCGAGTCGGTGGTGAACCCCGAGAAGTACTGGACCAACAACGTGGGCGGGACCATGGCGCTGCTTGCCGCCATGCGGTACGCGGGCGTGCGCAAGCTGGTCTTCTCGTCCACCGCGGCGACATACGGCGAACCGGTCTCCATGCCGATCACCGAGACCGACCCGACGGCCCCCACCAGCCCGTACGGCGCGTCCAAGCTCGCCGTCGACCACATGATCACGGGCGAGGCCGTGGCGCACGGCCTCGCGGCCGTCTCCCTGCGGTACTTCAACGTGGCGGGCGCGTACGGCCCGTCGGGCAACATCACCTGCGGCGAGCGCCACGACCCCGAATCGCATCTCATCCCGCTGGTGCTTCAAGTCGCTCTCGGCAAGCGTGAGTCGATCTCGGTGTTCGGCGACGACTACCCGACCCCGGACGGCACCTGCGTCCGCGACTACATCCATGTCGCCGACCTTGCCGAGGCGCATCTGCTCGCGCTGGACGCGCCGACCGCCGGCGAGCACCTCATCTGCAACCTCGGCAACGGCAACGGCTTCTCGGTCCGCGAGGTCATCGAAACCGTACGCAAGGTCACCGGGCATCCGGTCCCGGAGGTCGTGGCCCCGCGCCGCGGCGGCGACCCGGCGGTGCTCGTCGCCTCCGCGGCCACCGCGCACAAACTCCTGGGCTGGCAGCCGAGCCGCGCCGACCTGGCGGGCATCGTGTCGGACGCCTGGGCCTTTGCCCGTGGGAGGGAGAACGCGTCATGA